DNA sequence from the Phocoena sinus isolate mPhoSin1 chromosome 9, mPhoSin1.pri, whole genome shotgun sequence genome:
TAATGTACTACCTAATTTACCATCCaaagatgtgtataaaatagatttgtAAAACAATACATGTCTAACAGAAGAAAAATCCCTTTTTTTCAAGCTCTGCCTTTATTGGCAAAGTTATGGTAGATAGTATGCTTATATTCTCTTTGGAAGACTTTCTTAGAAAAATTCCCaatgaaataatgataatgatgctGACTGcaaattatcttttctttctgggaaatgaataaataaagtaattccATAACACTTTAAGAAGCACAGTGGGTTGGATTCTATAGCAGATTCAACCTAAGCTAATGGGATATTCTGAGCCCACTCGGAAAAGCATTAGAGCCTCTAGATCAAAATGTTACCACGAAGAGAATCTATGCTGATGGATTAATATGGGGTTATGTATCCTGAAGGAGCTAAAGTGCTTCCTATACAGATAACACCAGCATGCTCATATTAAAGGCTCTGGTCAAATGTGATCATTGGGATAACACTATGGGTATCTGGGCTATTCAGTGGGATAACacatgggtgtatgtgtgtggggtgggaaTTCCAGTGACATGCCCTTGTGCCAGAGAGACACTCAGAAGGTTGTGAGCAAGTCTGAAAGGACTGAGACGCCAGTCTCTGTGCTGTATCGCTTTGCATCATTTGATTCCAGAATAGTGATAAGAACTGTTGCAAGTTACAGTTTTTCAGACTAAGTTGAATATACTTTTGTTAGATTCAGAAGCCTCAATTCCTTTTCCAAGTCCAACGTCTACCACATGGATATATATCCTTGCTACTTGCTACTGGTCCACGGACAACATGGATTTCACCAGGGAGCTGAGGCTCTACCCAGATCCACTGAGTCAGAGTCTGTGTttcacaagttcccaggtgatcaGCATGCACACTGATGTTTAGTGAGAGGCTTTGGCCTACGTGATTTAATATCAGTTTCAATATTATATGAATAGCTCTGCTGGAAACTGTTTTCCTATTAGAGGGCAGAACAAAAAAAGAGCTCTGGGGTCAAGAACTAAAAGGAGGcattttatagcacagggaactatattcagtatcctatgataaactggaaaagaatatcaaaaaaaggaatgtatatatatgtataactgaatcactgtgctgtacagcagaaattaacacaacactgcacttcaactatacttcaataaaaaaatttttttttaaattaaaaggagGCATTTTATAGTTGGGGAAGAGAAGAAGCTAAATCAGGTTTCAAGGTTGCTGGTCACCTGCGATCCATCACCACAAAGAGTTAAACTGCAGTGGGAGAAAGAAGGTTTTTTGAAAGGTATTGGAGTGAGTTCTGCAAATGTTGCTCACCTGACGTTTGTGTTTACCTATCCTACGTAGCTCCTTGAATTCAAAGGAAAGACTTTTTTTGAGGGGGGACACAAAAAGGTGGGATtcggggtggggatggaggagggcgTTTAAAATGGCTAAATCatgtaaaatatgatttaaagttATCTACATGAAGCAACTACACAAATAGCTGGAGAGGGGGAAAATCTAGTCCTTCAACTAGTAATTTATGTATGCAATGTTAAAACAGGAATAGCAGATTTTTTTAAGCTTGGGTTGAGGAGCTAATCTGTCCTCGCGTCAAAAAGAGGCCAAGTTTTGGGACACTGGAATGTGCTGGAGGGCAAACAGGGAAAGAGGCAGGTCTGAAATCATCATACCATGGCCATTATTGAACTGGGGCCTTATCTGAAAAGAGGCAAAAGGATGATTGGATGACTGCTGATGAGCCCCTTCTAGCTCACGGACATAATACATGAACACAGAATGCCTTggtcattaaaaacaaatcacGTCTTGGTGAACTGAGTTAAATCAGGATGAATTCAAACAGTTATTCAGCCTCTCCTGCTCCACATAAACTTAATCACTGAGTTATGATTTCATGCCCTCTTCCTTCTGGACTGAAAGATATTCCCCACAAAACACTAGCTTTAGAGATGAACCCATGTGGGATATTTCTGTTTGAGTTTAGTCCCaaggtaattttcattttttggagaTGAATTTGTAGGTGTTCTTCTGTTACAAAATGAGAACAGTGGTTCCCAACACGTTTAACAATTTCTTTAGCTGCTTCATTAGAGCCAAATTCAATTTTCTAGTTATTAGTATTTACTCTTTCTCCTGCTTTTAACTGGGCAGTGTTCACATTCAGTTTTCACTCCCAAGCCACCATAAGTTCTATTAGAAACAGGGAGGAACACATACcgtaaacaaaataaacattttgtttacGGTATGTGTTAGCAAACAGTAAGAACTAGGAGTTCTTACTTTTTACATGAATCTtaggaaaaaaagtttaagaaaataaccATCCCCCTGCTTAATCTCATCTATTTGCTAGATTAGCAATAGTTAAATCTGTGTCTTACTCTATGCCATAATGGGCAGAGAAATGCAGCAAGAGTCCATTTGAGTTGGAGCTCAATAGCTACAATTCAGCCCCACAGGCAGAGTAATTCAAGTCTTTTTACCTTTGATACTTCAATTTTACCATGTTTAAGTACTTTGAACTTGTTAAGTACTGTCATAGTTTTTAGGATTGCTTGGAACTGACATAAGCATGATGGTTAAAACAAGGTCAGGCTTTCTGATGTAGCATTTTAATTATGTCGGGGGCATAATGACATTCTCTCTGCAGCTCTGGTCCACTGACTTGTTTACTTACCTACAGTCAAACACCCTGGCACCAGCTCCTGTGTGTGCCTCAGAAATGCAATGCAGAACACTGTGCCAAACTTCTCTTTTGAAAACCAAATATCATCTTCAGTTCATCAAATTTTTTACTGAGATGTGTGGgagtatttttcctttgaaaagttAAATCATGAATCAAAGCCAGTTGGAAATATTTCATGATTGAAACAAAAGTAGGATGgctcaaggaaaacaaaatagcACTTGGGAGAGTAGAAAGTGGGTAAGATTGATCAGAGGAGTGTTTTTCAAGCTTTCTGACTGTGACCCACAGtaaataaagacaatttataTCACAGTGAAATACTTACTGGCCATGATGCCGTCTGATATTTTCTacctatttcattttaaaaatgcagattgaCACATTTAGCTAATTTTGGGATGCTTTAAGTTGATTTCACCATTCAATGGATCATGAGTCATGGCTTGAAAAACACTGGATTAGAGGTTACAATTTTCATCAGACCTGAAATGTTGTGGAACACTGCTCTCTGTTGCTTTATGGCTAGGTTCTTTCTCAATGAtatttacctcttcttttttgAAGGTAGGCTTGTCTTCTTGGGACTTTCCTCTTTTAGCTTGCATTTTAGcccccctttcttcttcctttttattttcaagaatggTAAGGTCACTCATTTAAAAGAAGCCCTTGCTAGCTTACAAGAGGGAGAGGGTGCTCAGGTCACTCTGCATGTGGCGTGAAGTGACTTCTCTTTGGCTGTCCCAGTGCTCACATTCCCCCCGTGCCAGTGGTTCTAAACAACAACGTGGGATAGTTTCCTCCCCGCAAAATCTTTCCTCATGAGCCTGCCATCGTGCTCACTGAAATCTAGCGTGATGTGGTGCATCTAGTACGTGTGGACAAATCCTGTGTGTGGTCTGGTgcatcttgttcctgatcatctCAATGGAAGCTGTGTTTATGAGCCCCTTGTAAGAAGCAGGAGTGAAAGACAACTGCAGTGCAAGGCAGACTTAGCGATAGAGAGTTCTCTATGGAAAGGTGGATAcacaagcatttcttttttctttttctttttctttttttttttgcggggtaGATGGTGGTGGTACGGTGGTGGTGGTTAGGTATAGTGCTCTTAATGCAGCCTTGCAGACAGacgaaaaaaatatttcttagctTACAAATATTCCCCCACCCCCTATTTCCACACTTCCTTGTGCTACATAAATTTGTGTCACCCAGATGGTAAAAGACGCAAAATGTGTTCTCTTAATTGCCAGTCAGTTTTAAGTTGATGCTACCCCAGATGAATGGCTTTCTGCAAGTTTACATTAAGCTCAGGTCTACATGATGGCAAATCAGGGTTTTGACACTTGTTATAAAAGGTCCAAACTGCCCCCTTGCCCTCCCTTATTACCAGTTAATTCCAAGGGGGTGATTTTGCCTCCTTAAGATGATATTTCTGACCATGATTCATCGTGTCAGTTTCCCACCCCAACTTTtagcatattttattaaatgccaAACACACAGATAAAGTGAGGAGTTATGGTCCCCCTGCCTCATGTAGACCTGTGGATAGAGATAAGTTGTTAAAAAGGAATGAGTTTAGATGCAGTGCAGAATCATCAGTCAATGCAGCACCACCACATTTGTCATCTTTGGGTTAATTCATTTTTTCTGGTATTCATAGCAACGAAGCACAGAGCAATTCACTTCTCTCTGGTCGTACCAGTAAATTTGGTTGGTGGAATAGTTAGCTATCAATTGATTGCTTTATGCTTGCACATTGCTGTGACCTAAAAAAATGAGCAGCTTGCCAAATGATCAAGCACGTGGGGCTGTAGGAATGTGGCCTCAGTCCCAAATTTGATGTGCATTACATTTCTCGTAAGTTGCAGGCATCACACATTTGGTGCAAAATGTTTACTGTACCTGTTTCTTTTGGACAGCTGTCTGAAGTTTATCTTCTTGTACTTTCTTTTCATTGACCCACTtcccttctgttttctcctctaccttttccccctttatctttttctcttgcatttccctttttttctcttctagttgCTTACGTTTTTGCTCTTCTATCTtagctctctcttcttcctctgcctttgccctctgcctctcctctgctgcccttctctcctcctccttaatcctttccctctcctttgcctcccgtctttctctctcttgtgcagctgctttttcttctgcttcctttctcGCTTTCTCCTCTGCTATTTTTTGTTCTTGCTCGACtttaattctctctctttcttctgcttccaaCCTGGCCCTTTCTGCCTCAGCTCTCTCCCTTGCTTCCTGTTCCATCTTTTCATTATGGGGAATCTCATGTGAGcctttttccctctcctcttctgtcttaGGCTCATCTGTACcaatttgcccatttttcaatgaCATTACTGTTTCCTCCTGGGTTTCCGCTGCTTTCTCTTCTGCCACCACCTCTACCTGATTTTCTTCAATGCTCCCTTGCTTtggcttctcttcttcttcttcttcctccttttctttttcttcttcctttttctcttcagcATCCATCCAATCATTCTTCTGGTGGGACTTGgtgactgtttctgtttcctcTATCTTGTATCTTTCCCGGCGACTTtcgcttttttcttccttctctgccatTTCATTTTCTGCTGTGTTGTTCTGCATTCTTCTGCTGGGTAGCAACAAACTTGCATCTGCTATTGTTGGGTCAGAATCCTTTTGGCGCTCCAGTGCTTCCTGAAGGCGTTTCTGGCGTCTTTCCTCCCGCCGGGCCAGGCGCTCCAGGAGTGCAGCCTCATCGTCAGCCTCCACCTGAGTGTCTGTGGTGGTCGTCTTGACCTCCTCGTCGGGCACACTGGACAACAGAAACAACAGCAAGGGCAGCTTGCTGATTAATCGGTCAGCTGGACTCATGTGCTGTGCCACATGGGAACATGCAGGTATATACATCTCCCCATATACAACCCCATATTAGTACATTCCTGCCTGGCTTTCAACTGGCAGCATATGCAAATCTTTGCCCATGGTCTTTGTCTGGCCATGGGGAACCTATTCTGCATACTAGAAGTGCTCTGAGTATTAATGCCACCTGGGCATTTTGCCTCAAGCAACAATTGATGAGCATTAATGTGTAAATACCTAAGCTCCCCTCACCTTTGGTATCAGATAGAGCTGAGGTGCCTACACCACAGTGGATCTTAGAGTTCCCTGGTGGAATTAAGCCCCTGATACCCCCAGTGGTAATTTGCTTGGTAAATTACCTTGGTAATTACCTTGCTCAGTAGTGAAACCTTTATTTGGttgccttcccttctctgtctcacttccccACACTGCTACCACTTTTTCCTGGGATCATGTTACAAGTAAACTGTGCTCAAATCTTTGTTTCAGAATCTGACTTTCAGGGAACTCAAACTAAGTCAAGAACCAAACTGAAGAAACGAATTCCTCTTGTATCAAGTAGTGTCCCCACATGTTGCCAAGTCATCTGGAATTCCTGATCTGGATTGCTGGAACACTAAACACTTTGAGAGGATGGGAGTGTACGTTATAGTGTGGAGATGCTATACTCAGGCCAGTGACCCCCACGGTGGAGACATCTAGCTGTCCACCACAACTTATGCTCCTCGTTCCTTAGTCACAGGGAAGTGATTGCCTGTCAAGGATTATatttcccaccctcccctcttcctcgCACTTAGGTGGGGCCCCATGACCAATAAttccaatgaaatgtgagcagaagtgagaTGTCCAGACCAGGACAAGTAAGAAGCAGCGGtacattctcttccctttctatCTCTGTCTACTGGCTAGATCAGAGGACTCCAAAGCCCCTGAAGTTGACAGAGTCACAGGAGGAAAGAAGATAGGGAACCAGTTCTACCAGTCAGAAATACCCACGCTGGACTAGTATGTGTTACTGCATCAAACTACTAAAATCTGGGGACTCGTTAAAGCAGCTGATGTTGCCCTAACTAATAAATATACCATCTCCATTCTTTGTCAAGATTCCCATGAATAAAGGGTCTCTTGCCCTTCTTTTCTGCAGTAGACCAAAGGACAGTTAAATTTGatgtttataaaaaaagaaaaaaatctctaaaagcCAAACTGTAGCATGTCCACCATGGTGCTCACTATTGCAGGATGCTGGACACTGCCCATGCCAGGGGTGTTGGTCTTCACTGCAGGAAACAGCCAGTCATGTGATACTAGGGCTGTGACCAGAGTTGGAAGAACATGTCTTGCAATGTTTAGAAACTCCATCAAATTTCATGGTTCATACCAACCTTGGCCCTTTTGAAGTTCAAGTTCACTTAATTTtggaaaaacatatttcacaTTTAACAACAAGAAATGGCAGACTAAAGGCTAGATTCTAAACTTTCTTGGCCTCAGCTGTTGCTGTAAGACACTGTCTCCATGAATTAGACACATAAGGATTAAATTTCTCTGAAAATGCAAATAGTTTAGAATTTAAGGGGGGAAATCTATATACATAAGGCATTTGGATCAACtgaattcaaataatttttaagaggtaCCCCAAATTCCACAATGCTAGCTGGCTTAAAGAACTCGAGTTAAGAAACAACAGACTCTACTGAACCTTTCTTTGCTATTTATAAATCAGGACAGCAGTCAACAGGAGAAGTTGAGTACCAGTCAGTTGTTTAGCCCCCAAGAAGAATACTTATTCTTCTTGGGGCTAATTAGTATGTCAGAGGTAAATCATATGTTATCAGATGTGAATATGCGTGGCTAAAAAAAGGAATTTTGTACTCAATCAATGCATGAAATAACTAATAATAGTACaatgtgaaaaaagaagagaaacacaagTAGAAGCAAGATTTTAAAAGCTAGAAAACTATAGGCACTAGTAAGTTCTTAAGGTATTGTTGATTACTCACTAATAACCAGATTCACAAAAGGCcttaaaatgtcattattaaACTCTTTCTTTCCCATCCCCTTCAACTCAGAAATAGAAAAGGCAGTGACGCCTATGCAGCCCTGATCTGTAAGACTCTGCTACCATCTTCCTAATAATGGTCAAAATTACTATACGCAAGCACTGTGCATTTTACAGGTATTATCGTCTCATTTAAATTTAACAACATTCCTAAAAGAAAGGTATGATTTTTACTTCCATTGGACTGAAGAAATACAGTTAGTGAAGAAAGGGTCAAGCTGGGATTCAAAGCTAGGTAGTGAACCCCAGAGAACCTCTTTGCTATACTCCCTCCCTAATCAGGAGCTACTTACGGAGGGACAAAGTCTGTTTTTCCACCTAACCGAGAAGCTTCCTGATTGAATCATCCTGCCTGCCAGCATGTTCACTACTGCCTTCAGAAACCCTCTGTGTACCCACTCAAGTTCACGTTAAAGAGGCCAGAACCCTTTCCCTTCAGAATTTCCTACACAGATTGAATGAAGGGGATTATCAAATACAGtgccctcccaacacacacaaaatgaaagaaTCTAAAACCAAAGCCACACAAAAGGTCTTACATGGTGATTGCATTATATTTAACCagtccacaatttaaaaataaaattttttttttctccattccccCTCCTCATCTTTTCTATACCTTGGGggcatataaatgaaatatactaACTATTAGCGTAATGCACTGTGTGACCTTGTATGTGTGAACTTGTAAAAGCCCCTTTTGAAAAAGTTGAACTTATTAAGTATTCTCGACTTTCCTGATTTCTACCAGGACTGGTATAGGAAAAAATGTAGTACTAAACTCATGAGCTTGTttgaataattacattaaattaaacAGGATTCTGCACCTTGTTGAATATTGTAGAGATCAAAGGATACTGGTTTAGGGTGTGTATCAGGAAAAATAAGACATTTGCAATTCATGCCTACTTCTAAAATTCAAGTATTATCTGCTACTGGTAGGTACAGAGGACTATTAAACGAATACATCTTCAGTTCAAAACAGATAACAATACCCTAAAGAATGAAGGTAAATAGTTTTCCTTATTTAAGCATATAACCCACGATTTgtagtaaataaaaaatttactagattacaaaagaaaataaaatcctttaaCTGGGGTGTGTTTAGGGGATGGgatgtgggggggtggggagaaaggagtACTGGTGTCCTAATGTCTAAATCAGATTGACTGTCCAATCTGGTTAGTTGCCTAAAACGTCCACAGAAGAATTAAACAAGCTAGAAAGACGGAAAGAGTTGAATTGGGCTGAGAAGGGGATGCTTTGCCCAACACATTCCTTTCATCAGACAGGCTAAGAAGCACCTGGAAAAATTCTCCCTTCTGAAGAGGACAGTACCTGTTCTGGGTATTGACCTCCACTTGGTCAGTCACCTGTCCCAAGGAttcttcctcttgcttctgccGCAGCCTTTCCTGCCGGGCACGGCGGCGCCGTTCCCGGGCGGCCTCTTCCTCATCATCGTCGTTCCGCTGGTAGGCGATTCTGTAACATCACAAAGACAACTTCTTGAGCTTGCCAACTGCCCACCATCTTCACCAGCTTCTTGGAAGGATCGACACTGAGCTTGACTACTTACTGAACCATAGAGTTCTAAAAGGATGGTTCTGTTCCTTAAGTTTAGAGACCTGATCTGactagtttttaaacttttaagtatCTGAAAAGCATTAGTCCAGTAGCTACAGAGGATAATTTACAATGACCAAATAACAGCTTAAACTAAAAAGTTTACACAAAAGCAACTGCCTTTGGAGACTGTGGGTTAGCATATTTAGATTTCTTTACTCAGCTGATGACTAGCATGTTAAGATTTAGAAGCAGAAATCCAAAGAACTGAACTGAAAGTACTGAAAACGCTTATTGAAAAGATTCAGCATGTTGTATGAATTATTTGTGGATATGTTGTCACAAAGGTCAGAAAAGAATCAAGTTATGTTACCAAACCAGGACTTTGGCATTAATAAGCCAAATAGCCAACGAAACTCCAGAGCAGGAGATCCTTTTTGCTCGGAtttaattgttttcctttttgttcactTTCACTGAAGAAAAGTGTTATTGACAACTGATAGGAGGCTTCACAGTCAGTGCAGTGCCCTCTAAGGCCGTCTCTTTTGTTCTAAAACTGTGTTAGTGTCCCACTACCCACACACTGGACACATCTTGGGAGCCCACAGGTGTGTATTTAGATAGAAACCTAAGGGCTAAGGCCAGTAGAAGAGGCGCAGAGGGTTTCACATGCATATATGGTATTTAGTTTTCC
Encoded proteins:
- the CALD1 gene encoding caldesmon isoform X2; its protein translation is MDDFERRRELRRQKREEMRLEAERIAYQRNDDDEEEAARERRRRARQERLRQKQEEESLGQVTDQVEVNTQNSVPDEEVKTTTTDTQVEADDEAALLERLARREERRQKRLQEALERQKDSDPTIADASLLLPSRRMQNNTAENEMAEKEEKSESRRERYKIEETETVTKSHQKNDWMDAEEKKEEEKEKEEEEEEEKPKQGSIEENQVEVVAEEKAAETQEETVMSLKNGQIGTDEPKTEEEREKGSHEIPHNEKMEQEARERAEAERARLEAEERERIKVEQEQKIAEEKARKEAEEKAAAQERERREAKERERIKEEERRAAEERQRAKAEEEERAKIEEQKRKQLEEKKREMQEKKIKGEKVEEKTEGKWVNEKKVQEDKLQTAVQKKQEEERGAKMQAKRGKSQEDKPTFKKEEIKDEKTKRDKESKEVKSFLDGKKGFTEMKSQNGEFMTHKLKHTENTFSRPGGRASEAKEAEGASQVEAGKRLEELRRRRGETESEEFEKLKQKQQEAALELEELKKKREERRKVLEEEGQRRKQEEAERRVREEEEKRRLKEEIERRRAEAAEKRQKMPEDGLSDDKKPFKCFTPKGSSLKIEERAEFLNKSVQKSSGVKSTHQAAVVAKIDSRLEQYTSAIEGTKTAKPTKPAASDLPVPAEGVRNIKSMWEKGNVFSSPTASGTPNKETAGLKVGVSSRINEWLTKTPDGNKSPAPKPSDLRPGDVSGKRNLWEKQSVDKVTSPTKQV
- the CALD1 gene encoding caldesmon isoform X1, with translation MDDFERRRELRRQKREEMRLEAERIAYQRNDDDEEEAARERRRRARQERLRQKQEEESLGQVTDQVEVNTQNSVPDEEVKTTTTDTQVEADDEAALLERLARREERRQKRLQEALERQKDSDPTIADASLLLPSRRMQNNTAENEMAEKEEKSESRRERYKIEETETVTKSHQKNDWMDAEEKKEEEKEKEEEEEEEKPKQGSIEENQVEVVAEEKAAETQEETVMSLKNGQIGTDEPKTEEEREKGSHEIPHNEKMEQEARERAEAERARLEAEERERIKVEQEQKIAEEKARKEAEEKAAAQERERREAKERERIKEEERRAAEERQRAKAEEEERAKIEEQKRKQLEEKKREMQEKKIKGEKVEEKTEGKWVNEKKVQEDKLQTAVQKKQEEERGAKMQAKRGKSQEDKPTFKKEEIKDEKTKRDKESKEVKSFLDGKKGFTEMKSQNGEFMTHKLKHTENTFSRPGGRASEAKEAEGASQVEAGKRLEELRRRRGETESEEFEKLKQKQQEAALELEELKKKREERRKVLEEEGQRRKQEEAERRVREEEEKRRLKEEIERRRAEAAEKRQKMPEDGLSDDKKPFKCFTPKGSSLKIEERAEFLNKSVQKSSGVKSTHQAAVVAKIDSRLEQYTSAIEGTKTAKPTKPAASDLPVPAEGVRNIKSMWEKGNVFSSPTASGTPNKETAGLKVGVSSRINEWLTKTPDGNKSPAPKPSDLRPGDVSGKRNLWEKQSVDKVTSPTKVIYRKICFPQVLFLLYPAVCCPRVRKEIMLIHRVLSG
- the CALD1 gene encoding caldesmon isoform X3, coding for MDDFERRRELRRQKREEMRLEAERIAYQRNDDDEEEAARERRRRARQERLRQKQEEESLGQVTDQVEVNTQNSVPDEEVKTTTTDTQVEADDEAALLERLARREERRQKRLQEALERQKDSDPTIADASLLLPSRRMQNNTAENEMAEKEEKSESRRERYKIEETETVTKSHQKNDWMDAEEKKEEEKEKEEEEEEEKPKQGSIEENQVEVVAEEKAAETQEETVMSLKNGQIGTDEPKTEEEREKGSHEIPHNEKMEQEARERAEAERARLEAEERERIKVEQEQKIAEEKARKEAEEKAAAQERERREAKERERIKEEERRAAEERQRAKAEEEERAKIEEQKRKQLEEKKREMQEKKIKGEKVEEKTEGKWVNEKKVQEDKLQTAVQKKQEEERGAKMQAKRGKSQEDKPTFKKEEIKDEKTKRDKESKEVKSFLDGKKGFTEMKSQNGEFMTHKLKHTENTFSRPGGRASEAKEAEGASQVEAGKRLEELRRRRGETESEEFEKLKQKQQEAALELEELKKKREERRKVLEEEGQRRKQEEAERRVREEEEKRRLKEEIERRRAEAAEKRQKMPEDGLSDDKKPFKCFTPKGSSLKIEERAEFLNKSVQKSSGVKSTHQAAVVAKIDSRLEQYTSAIEGTKTAKPTKPAASDLPVPAEGVRNIKSMWEKGNVFSSPTASGTPNKETAGLKVGVSSRINEWLTKTPDGNKSPAPKPSDLRPGDVSGKRNLWEKQSVDKVTSPTKV